GGCCGGCACGGCAGCCGCACCTTCGGTGGACGTGGGGTAGAAACCAACCACACGCCGCTCGATGCGCCGCAGCGCGGCCAGATCGGCCGCCACGCTCTGCGCTTCGGGACCAGTGCCGACGATGAGCACCCGGGGCGCGCCGATCAGGCGCTGCATCATGAAGACGGCCAGCCGCACCACGATCAGGCCGACCAGCAGGTAGGCCATCACGAGCGCGACCACATAGCCCGGCGAGGCGCCGCCGGTCACCGAGTCGATCAGCAGGTAGGTGAGGCAGGCACCGATGAACAGGGCCAGCAGTCCGCGCCGCACGATGCTTCCGGCGCCCATTGGCTCGGCACCCTGGCGGTACAGGCCCACAAAGGAATACAGCAGCAGCATGGCCAGCGCGAAGCCGGCTGCCAGCCAGAACATGTCGGCCTGTGCGACGACCTTGACATGGTCACCCGGCACCCAGTGAATCATCGAAGCGATGAACAGGGCTGCGAGAAAACACAGCAGGCTGTCCGCGATCAACTCCAACAGCGTTGATAGCGCGACATGATGATGAAAAACCCGGAACACCCTCATTCTGTCCTCCCTAGTAGCTCCCTCGGCCGAACGACAGGCGAGCGGTAAGAGCCTGAAACTCTTGCAACGGCATTCTCCCCAATCGGACTTTTCGCACAATCCTTTAAACAGGGGCTAGCGCCCCCTTGAGTGAGGGGTCGCTCCGCTCGAAAACAGACACTTTCGCAAGAGACGTAAGGGAGGTAGCAGGATGTGGGCCATGCGGCGCTGTGGCGCAGGTCCCAAGAACAGCAAGGCCAGCCAGGTGCTTGCATGACAGAACTGTATGAAGCTGAGACACCGCAAGTGAGCCACAGCCCCCTCATCCACAATGTGTCAGGGTGTCCACCAGAACCGCACGATGTGGAAGAACATCGGCGCGGCGAAGACCACCGAGTCGAGCCGGTCCAGCATGCCGCCATGGCCTTCGATGAGGGTGCCCCAGTCCTTCACACCGCGGTCGCGCTTGATGGCCGACATCACCAGCCCGCCAAGGAAGCCCATCAGACACAGGGTGAGTGCCACGGCGGCTGATTGCAGCGGCGTGAACGGCGTCACACCATGAAGCGCTGCGCCGAGCAGGGTGGCCGACGCCACGCCGCCGACGAAGCCCTCCACCGTCTTGGACGGCGAGAGCTCCGGCGCGATCTTGTGCCGCCCCAGCAGCTTGCCCCACACGTACTGCAGCACGTCGCTGCCCTGCACGACGATGATCAGGTAGGCCACCAGCAGCAGCTGCCGGCCTTCATACCCGGGAATCTCCAGCGTGAGCAGGGCCGGCACGTGCGAGACGCAGTAGACGCAGATCATCAAACCCCACTGCACCTTGGCGGTCCGCTCGAGGAAGCGCCGCGTGTCGCCGCGCAGGCAGGCGAGGATGGGCAGCACGAGGAAGGCATGCACCGGGATGAAGATCGAGTACAGCCCGTACCACTCGATCCAGATCAGGAAGTACTGCAGCGGCAGCACCAGGTAGAACAGCAGCGCCAGCGCCAGGTGGTCGGCCCGCCGGGTGTGGGTGAGCGTGATGTACTCGCGCAGCGCGGCCCACGACGTGAAGGCGAACAGGACCAGCGCCCCCGGCTTGCCAAAGGTGAAGGCCACACCGAGCAGCGCCACCATCACCCACCAGGCGTTGACCCGGCTGTTGAGGTTGTCGATCACCGCATGGGGCCGGCCCTGGGCGACACGCCACTTGAGCAGGCCACCCACGATGGAGGCCACCAGCAGCACCGCAAGTGTGCCGGCGAAGAGCTGCCAGGTCGGGTCCTGCAGTGGCAAGGCATCCAGGATCATGTTTCCTCCTCAGGGCGCAAGGCCAGCACGGCGGCCGCAGCCCGGGCCAGGAAGGTGGCCTCGTCCTCGCCATCGACCCGTACCAGCGGCACGCCGTAGCTCACGGTGCAGGCCAGCGGCAGTGGCAGCCATTCGCCGGGCGGCATGACGCGGCGCATGTTGGCGATCCATACCGGAACGAAATCCATCTCCGGATGCGCCTGCCTTCGCTGGTACAGCGGCGCGGCAAATGGCAGCAAGGCCTGCTCGCCGGTATTGCGGCAGCCTTCGGGAAAGACCAGCAGCGAGTGCCCCTGCAGCGTGGCAGCGCCGGAGTCACCGGCCGGCCGGGGCCATGCGAACAGGCAGCGCGCAAGGAAGCGCCGCAGCGCGGTGGCCCCGCCCGGCTCCGCGTCGACCACCGGGCACAGGCGCCGGCGCTGGTGGGCGGGCAAGGTGGCCCAGACCAGCACGGCATCCCCGTGGCTCGTGTGGTTCGCAAAGTAGACGCAGGGGCGCCCGCCTGGCGGCTCACCGGCCCACAGCGGGCGCGCGCCGGTCCAGGCGCGCACCGCGGCGAGCACCAGCAGGCGCACCGGCCAGGCCATCAGGTCATGCACACGGGACATGCAGTGCGACTCCTTGACGTCAGCTTGATTCAGGTCCATGCGCCACCGGCCAGCGCCGCCAACGCCAGCCCTGACAGCGCCAGCGCGGCTGCCACATGAGCGCGGTAGAGCCGGCGAGCGCCTGCGATGCGCGGGGCCAGTGCCCGGCCGACCTTGTGTGGCGGCAGCCGGAAATGCGCGGCCAGTGCCGCATCGAGCGTGGCCAGACACAAGCCCTCGGCCCGCGCCAGGCGCTCGAACAGCCGGCGGTCCAGCGACAGGCGCACGGCGAGATAGCGCTCGATGCCGAGCGCCAGCAAGAGCATCGCCGCCGGCCACCCGGCCGCCGGCGCCTGGCGAGCGAGCAGCCAGGCAGCAAGCGCCGCGCTGCCGGCAGCCAGCCCATCCCAGCAGCGGGAGGTGGCGAGGAAGTCCGCCGTCACCGCGCAGTCGCAGCGGTCCTGCTCGGGCAGCGGGGCGGAGCCGGTCTCGTTCATGGCGTGGGGCTGGGCAGCGCAATGGCCTGCGCCACCGCCAGCAGCAAGGCGGGCTTCAGCACGACTTGCGGCCGGGCCCGGCGCAGCAGGTCCGCGGCCGCCGCCACGCTCGGTGCGCGGCCGCTGAGGCAGAGCCAGGCCAGCACCACGGCGGCGCTGCGCGAATAGCCAAGGGCGCAGCACACCAGCACGCTGCCCTGCCCGGCCAGGCGCTGCAGGTGCTCGGCAGCGGCGCGCAGCTGAGTCGCCGCGGGCACCACCAGGTCGAGCTGCGGCAGCGCGTGCAGGCGCGGATGGCGCACCGAGAGCTCGGCGCTCACATCGAGGATGCGATCGAATTGCCGGTGCTCGGGCTCGCCGGCACGCGGCAGCCGGCCGATCCAGACGCCGTCGCACACCTCGGCTGCCGGCGGCACGCAGCGCGTCCACAGCCGGGCATTGACCCAGGCACCCAGCCGATAGGGCGCAAACAACCAGCGGGAGGCCAGCGTGTGGCGGCCGTTGCTGCGCTTCTGGAAGCCGCCGGCACCCACGCCCGCGTAGCACAAGGCGACCAGCAGCAAGGAGGCCGCCGGCCAGAACAGCCACCAGCCGGTCCGTCCCGCCAGTACGGCCAGCAGTGACAGTGCGGCCGCGCCCGCGCCATAGAGCAGCGCGAGACGCCGGCGGACACCGTCGGCAGGCCACTGCCATTGCGGGCGCGCGCCGTCCAGCGGCCACAGCCAGAGGCACAGCAGGCCCACCAGCAGCCCGGTGGGAATGTCGATGAAGTGGTGTTGCCAGGTCGTGAGCACCGACACGCCGATCAGCAGGCTCCAGCCATGCACCACCGCACGCGCTGCGCCGCGGGTGCGACGGCGGTAGAAGTCCCACAGGATCAGCAGCAGCACGATGTGCAGCGAGGGCGCCTGGTTGTAGGGCAGGTCGAAGCCGGCCAGGGCGTCGAACAAGCGGCCCGACCAGCCTTGCAGCGGCGGCCTGCTCACCGAGTACCGCAGCGGGAACAGGAAGAAGCAGGCGACGGCGATGAGCTGGGCCGTCAACAGGCGCCGCGCATGGTGCGCCAGCTCAAGCCGGTCGCGGCAGATGAGCAGCGACAGACCGTAGAACAGGTCAATGGACCAGTACGGCAGGATGGTCCAGGGCCACAGCGGCACCCAGCGCTCCCAGTCGAACACGATGCTGGGCACCGCCGGCAAGCCGGCCGCATGGTGGTTGGCCACGCCGTAGCTGATGAAGAACAGCGGGGCCAGCACCACCAGCCAGCACAGGCCGGGCCGCCACAGCGGAGGCAGGCGCATCATCGCGGGCGCTCAGCCGGCGTTGCGCACCGCAAGCGAGACACTGAAGATGCCCCACTCGTCAATGCGCTGCTCGATCTTCTGGA
This genomic stretch from Eleftheria terrae harbors:
- a CDS encoding lysophospholipid acyltransferase family protein; amino-acid sequence: MSRVHDLMAWPVRLLVLAAVRAWTGARPLWAGEPPGGRPCVYFANHTSHGDAVLVWATLPAHQRRRLCPVVDAEPGGATALRRFLARCLFAWPRPAGDSGAATLQGHSLLVFPEGCRNTGEQALLPFAAPLYQRRQAHPEMDFVPVWIANMRRVMPPGEWLPLPLACTVSYGVPLVRVDGEDEATFLARAAAAVLALRPEEET
- a CDS encoding phosphatase PAP2/dual specificity phosphatase family protein → MMRLPPLWRPGLCWLVVLAPLFFISYGVANHHAAGLPAVPSIVFDWERWVPLWPWTILPYWSIDLFYGLSLLICRDRLELAHHARRLLTAQLIAVACFFLFPLRYSVSRPPLQGWSGRLFDALAGFDLPYNQAPSLHIVLLLILWDFYRRRTRGAARAVVHGWSLLIGVSVLTTWQHHFIDIPTGLLVGLLCLWLWPLDGARPQWQWPADGVRRRLALLYGAGAAALSLLAVLAGRTGWWLFWPAASLLLVALCYAGVGAGGFQKRSNGRHTLASRWLFAPYRLGAWVNARLWTRCVPPAAEVCDGVWIGRLPRAGEPEHRQFDRILDVSAELSVRHPRLHALPQLDLVVPAATQLRAAAEHLQRLAGQGSVLVCCALGYSRSAAVVLAWLCLSGRAPSVAAAADLLRRARPQVVLKPALLLAVAQAIALPSPTP
- a CDS encoding phosphatidate cytidylyltransferase, with protein sequence MILDALPLQDPTWQLFAGTLAVLLVASIVGGLLKWRVAQGRPHAVIDNLNSRVNAWWVMVALLGVAFTFGKPGALVLFAFTSWAALREYITLTHTRRADHLALALLFYLVLPLQYFLIWIEWYGLYSIFIPVHAFLVLPILACLRGDTRRFLERTAKVQWGLMICVYCVSHVPALLTLEIPGYEGRQLLLVAYLIIVVQGSDVLQYVWGKLLGRHKIAPELSPSKTVEGFVGGVASATLLGAALHGVTPFTPLQSAAVALTLCLMGFLGGLVMSAIKRDRGVKDWGTLIEGHGGMLDRLDSVVFAAPMFFHIVRFWWTP